Proteins encoded by one window of Nocardia goodfellowii:
- the cobO gene encoding cob(I)yrinic acid a,c-diamide adenosyltransferase, with amino-acid sequence MPKGVPETVPDDGLTTRQRRNQPVLAVHTGPGKGKSTAAFGMALRAWNQGFDVAVFQFVKSAKWKVGEEAAFRTLGTLHEETGAGGPVEWHKMGEGWSWTRKQGSEEDHQAAALAGWQEIARRLAAEQHRFYVLDEFTYPLKWGWVDVDEVVETLVNRPGNQHVVITGRDAPRALLDAADLVTEMTKVKHPMDAGRKGQRGIEW; translated from the coding sequence ATGCCTAAGGGTGTTCCGGAGACGGTTCCGGATGACGGGTTGACGACTCGGCAGCGGCGCAACCAGCCGGTGCTGGCGGTGCATACCGGGCCCGGCAAGGGAAAGTCGACGGCGGCGTTCGGAATGGCGTTGCGGGCCTGGAACCAGGGCTTCGACGTCGCGGTGTTCCAGTTCGTGAAGAGCGCGAAGTGGAAGGTCGGGGAGGAAGCGGCTTTCCGCACGCTCGGGACATTGCACGAGGAGACCGGCGCCGGGGGACCCGTGGAATGGCACAAGATGGGCGAAGGCTGGTCCTGGACCCGCAAACAGGGCTCCGAGGAAGACCATCAGGCCGCCGCGCTGGCAGGCTGGCAGGAGATCGCCCGCCGCCTGGCCGCCGAACAGCACCGCTTCTATGTTCTCGACGAATTCACCTACCCCTTGAAGTGGGGCTGGGTCGACGTCGACGAGGTCGTCGAAACCCTGGTGAACCGGCCCGGCAACCAGCATGTCGTCATCACCGGCCGCGACGCCCCGCGGGCGCTGCTGGACGCCGCCGATCTCGTCACCGAGATGACCAAGGTCAAGCACCCGATGGACGCGGGCCGCAAGGGCCAGCGCGGTATCGAATGGTGA